Sequence from the Deinococcus radiotolerans genome:
ACGTCATGGACGGCAGTTCCGTGATCCTGCCGGGTCTGCACCTGGGCGTGACGTACCGCTTCTAAACCTCTCGCGTGTCCTGGGGTGGGCCGCCTGTACCCTGCGGGGTATGAGCGGCCCTTTTCTGCTGTCCGAACGTGCCCTGAGCCTCAAGCCTTCCGCGACGGTCGCGGTGACCAGCCGCGCGCTGGCGTTGCGGCGGCAGGGGGTGGACGTGATCAGCATGAGCGTGGGCGAGCCGGACTTCGATACGCCGGAGCACGTGAAGGCGGCGGCCATCGCGGCCATTGAATCCGGGAAGACGAAGTACACGGCCGTGAACGGCATTCCGGAGTTGCGTGAGGCGATCAGCGCGAAGTTCGCCCGGGAGAACGGCCTGAGCTACGCGCCGGACGCGGTGACGGTCACGAGCGGCGGGAAGCAGGCGCTATTCAACGCGTTCTTCGCGCTGCTGAATCCCGGGGATGAGGTGCTAATCCCGGCGCCGTACTGGGTGAGCTACCCGGAGATGGTGGCGCTGACGGGCGCGGTGCCGGTCGCGGTGCCGACCTCGCCGGAGTCGGGCTTCGTGCTTGATCCGGGGGAACTGGAGGCGCGCGTGACGCCCCGGACGCGGATGATCGTGCTGAACAGCCCGGGCAACCCGACGGGCGCGGTGTTTCCGCCGGAGGTGCTGCGCGCGGTGGCAGCGGTGGCGCAGAGACACAACCTCGTGATCGTGACAGACGAGATGTACGAGCATCTGGTGTACGACGCCGAGCAGGTCAGTATCGGCACCTTCGCGCCGGAGCACACGCTGACGGTCAACGGGGCGAGCAAGGCGTACGCGATGACCGGGTGGCGCATCGGGTACGCGGGCGGCCCGAAGGGCGTAATCGCCGCGATGAACGCGCTGCAGTCGCAGAGTACGAGCAACGCGAGCAGCGTGTCGCAGTACGCGACGCTGGCGGCCCTGTCGGATCACGCGCACACGGCGGCGTTCGTGGACATGGCCCGCGCGGCGTACCGTAAGCGGCGCGACCGGATTGTGGCGGGCCTGAACGCGCTGGGGCTGCGTACACCCACGCCGGAGGGCGCGTTCTACGTCATGGCGGACACGACGCCCATCCACCCCGATGAACTGGAGGCCGCGCGGCGCATCCTGGATGACGCGCGGGTGGCGGTCGTGCCGGGCACGGATTTTGCGGCGCCCAGGCAGGTGCGCCTGAGTTACGCGACGAGCATGGCGAACATTGAGGAGGTCCTGAGCCGTATCGGTGGGCTGCTGAACAGCTGAGTCGTGCGGGTGCGGATCCTCCACGATGAAGCTTCCATGAAGCTCTCCCGTGGGGGATCTTCACATGTTGCTCAGAGACGCTGGAGGTCAAGGAGGAACATCCATGACCGACCGGGCTTTCATTGAGGTGCGCGGCGCG
This genomic interval carries:
- a CDS encoding pyridoxal phosphate-dependent aminotransferase; protein product: MSGPFLLSERALSLKPSATVAVTSRALALRRQGVDVISMSVGEPDFDTPEHVKAAAIAAIESGKTKYTAVNGIPELREAISAKFARENGLSYAPDAVTVTSGGKQALFNAFFALLNPGDEVLIPAPYWVSYPEMVALTGAVPVAVPTSPESGFVLDPGELEARVTPRTRMIVLNSPGNPTGAVFPPEVLRAVAAVAQRHNLVIVTDEMYEHLVYDAEQVSIGTFAPEHTLTVNGASKAYAMTGWRIGYAGGPKGVIAAMNALQSQSTSNASSVSQYATLAALSDHAHTAAFVDMARAAYRKRRDRIVAGLNALGLRTPTPEGAFYVMADTTPIHPDELEAARRILDDARVAVVPGTDFAAPRQVRLSYATSMANIEEVLSRIGGLLNS